In Candidatus Sedimenticola sp. (ex Thyasira tokunagai), the following proteins share a genomic window:
- a CDS encoding flagellar motor protein: MDYFSILGVIIALAAIIGGNALEGGHIDALLNGPALVIVFGGTIGAILLQTPMPLFIHALRQAGSVFVPPKHMIRPAIKKMVQWSNVARKEGLLGLETIAEKEPDLFIRKGMQLLVDGSEPEVIRAIMDVELDISEHHDMQAAKMFESMGGYSPTIGIIGAVMGLIHVMQNLADPSKLGSGIATAFVATIYGVGLANLFLLPFGNKLKTLALAKSHYREMIIEGIVSIAEGENPRNIESKLQGYLN, encoded by the coding sequence ATGGATTATTTCAGTATTCTCGGTGTGATAATTGCACTTGCCGCCATTATTGGTGGTAACGCCCTTGAGGGTGGGCACATTGATGCCCTGTTGAACGGGCCTGCACTGGTAATTGTATTCGGCGGTACCATAGGCGCCATTCTCTTGCAGACGCCAATGCCACTTTTCATTCATGCCTTGCGCCAAGCGGGATCAGTGTTTGTACCGCCAAAGCATATGATACGGCCGGCGATCAAGAAAATGGTTCAGTGGAGTAATGTTGCCCGCAAGGAGGGGTTGCTGGGTCTTGAGACAATAGCGGAGAAAGAGCCCGATCTATTTATACGCAAGGGGATGCAGTTACTGGTGGATGGCAGTGAGCCGGAAGTGATCCGCGCTATCATGGACGTTGAGCTGGATATTTCCGAACACCATGATATGCAAGCGGCCAAAATGTTTGAGTCGATGGGAGGATACTCCCCTACTATCGGTATTATCGGCGCCGTCATGGGGTTGATCCATGTAATGCAGAATCTTGCCGACCCAAGCAAACTCGGTTCAGGTATTGCCACTGCATTTGTAGCAACCATCTATGGTGTGGGTCTGGCTAATCTGTTTTTGTTGCCTTTCGGTAACAAATTGAAGACGCTGGCTCTGGCCAAGTCCCACTACCGTGAGATGATCATTGAGGGCATTGTTTCAATTGCTGAGGGTGAG